The Nycticebus coucang isolate mNycCou1 chromosome 2, mNycCou1.pri, whole genome shotgun sequence genome includes a window with the following:
- the LINGO2 gene encoding leucine-rich repeat and immunoglobulin-like domain-containing nogo receptor-interacting protein 2, translating to MLHTAISCWQPFLGLAVVLIFMGSTIGCPARCECSAQNKSVSCHRRRLIAIPEGIPIETKILDLSKNRLKSVNPEEFISYPLLEEIDLSDNIIANVEPGAFNNLFNLRSLRLKGNRLKLVPLGVFTGLSNLTKLDISENKIVILLDYMFQDLHNLKSLEVGDNDLVYISHRAFSGLLSLEQLTLEKCNLTAVPTEALSHLRSLISLHLKHLNINNMPVYAFKRLFHLKHLEIDYWPLLDMMPANSLYGLNLTSLSITNTNLSTVPFLAFKHLVYLTHLNLSYNPISTIEAGMFSDLTRLQELHIVGAQLRTIEPHSFQGLRFLRVLNVSQNLLETLEENAFSSPRALEVLSINNNPLACDCRLLWILQRQPTLQFGGQQPMCAGPDTIRERSFKDFHSTALSFYFTCKKPKIREKKLQHLLVDEGQTVQIECNADGDPQPVISWVTPRRRFITTKSNGRATVLGDGTLEIRFAQDQDSGMYVCIASNAAGNDTFTASLTVKGFTSDRFLYANRTPMYMTDSNDTISNGTNANTFSLDLKTILVSTAMGCFTFLGVVLFCFLLLFVWSRGKGKHKNSIDLEYVPRKNNGAVVEGEVAGPRRFNMKMI from the coding sequence ATGCTTCACACGGCCATATCATGCTGGCAGCCATTCCTGGGTCTGGCTGTGGTGTTAATCTTCATGGGATCCACCATTGGCTGCCCTGCTCGCTGTGAGTGCTCAGCCCAGAACAAGTCTGTCAGCTGCCACAGAAGGCGGCTGATCGCCATCCCAGAGGGCATTCCCATTGAGACCAAAATCTTGGACCTTAGTAAAAACAGGCTGAAGAGTGTCAACCCTGAAGAATTCATATCATATCCTCTGCTGGAGGAGATAGACTTGAGTGACAACATCATTGCCAATGTGGAGCCAGGAGCATTTAACAATCTCTTTAACCTGCGTTCTCTCCGTCTGAAAGGCAATCGCCTGAAGTTGGTCCCTTTGGGAGTATTCACAGGACTGTCCAATCTCACCAAGCTTGACATTAGTGAGAATAAGATTGTCATTTTACTAGACTACATGTTCCAGGATCTACATAACCTGAAGTCTCTGGAAGTCGGGGACAATGATCTGGTTTATATATCCCACAGGGCCTTCAGTGGGCTACTTAGCTTAGAACAGCTCACCCTGGAGAAATGCAACTTAACAGCAGTACCGACAGAAGCCCTCTCCCATCTCCGCAGCCTCATCAGCCTGCACCTGAAGCATCTCAACATCAACAATATGCCTGTGTATGCCTTTAAAAGATTGTTCCACCTGAAACACCTAGAGATTGACTATTGGCCTTTACTGGATATGATGCCTGCCAATAGCCTTTATGGTCTCAATCTAACATCCCTTTCTATCACCAATACCAACCTGTCCACCGTACCCTTCCTTGCCTTTAAACACCTGGTATACCTGACTCACCTTAACCTCTCTTACAATCCCATCAGCACTATTGAAGCAGGCATGTTCTCTGACCTGACCCGCCTTCAGGAGCTGCATATAGTGGGGGCTCAGCTCCGCACCATTGAGCCTCACTCCTTCCAAGGGCTCCGCTTCCTACGTGTGCTCAATGTGTCTCAGAACCTGCTGGAAACATTGGAAGAGAATGCATTCTCCTCCCCTAGGGCTCTGGAGGTCCTGAGCATTAATAACAACCCTTTGGCCTGTGACTGCCGTCTGCTCTGGATCTTGCAGAGGCAGCCCACTCTGCAGTTTGGTGGCCAGCAGCCTATGTGTGCTGGCCCAGATACCATCCGTGAGAGGTCATTCAAGGATTTCCATAGCACTgccctttctttttactttaccTGCAAAAAACCCAAAATCCGGGAGAAGAAGCTACAGCATCTGCTAGTGGATGAAGGGCAGACGGTTCAGATAGAATGCAATGCTGACGGAGACCCACAGCCTGTGATATCCTGGGTGACACCCCGAAGGCGTTTTATCACCACCAAGTCCAATGGAAGAGCCACTGTGTTGGGGGATGGTACCTTGGAAATCCGCTTTGCCCAGGATCAAGACAGTGGGATGTATGTCTGCATCGCTAGCAACGCTGCGGGAAATGACACCTTCACAGCCTCCTTAACCGTGAAAGGGTTCACTTCAGATCGCTTTCTTTACGCAAACAGGACCCCTATGTACATGACTGACTCCAACGATACCATTTCCAATGGCACCAATGCCAATACTTTTTCCCTGGACCTCAAAACAATACTGGTGTCTACAGCCATGGGCTGTTTCACATTTCTGGgagtggttttattttgttttcttctcctttttgtgTGGAGCCGAGGGAAAGGCAAGCACAAAAACAGCATTGACCTTGAGTATGTGCCCCGAAAAAACAATGGTGCTGTTGTGGAAGGGGAGGTGGCTGGACCCAGGAGGTTCAACATGAAAATGATTTGA